TCTTCTAGAGAGAAAGGAAGTACATGATATCATGTTGATATAATGTAATAAAAGACACCATacaaggcatatgttctccgtgtctACTCTTCATCTACATAATCATGAAGATTGATAAAGGGTTGTGAgttgtaatttcatgtttgtttaaTACATCTTGAACTTTGAAACAGCACAGTGATTGAACTACAAACGATACTATATATGTCTTTGCAGGAACTTATATAAAGCCTAACTATTCTGTTCGTAAACTATCTTACCTGACTAATGTGTTTTGAAGTTATTTTCAAGCATATTTGATAcaattttctagttgtttttttttttttttaaagaaaaaggaaaatgcaACATTTGGCAACGTTTTTGATAGAAACAAATAAGAAATttggcgaaaaaaaaaatgacagtcaTACTACAAAAGCATGTAGCCATTTCAAAACTAGTCATGCAATGATACGACAGCTAATATCGACACAACCGCATAATCGTTCttaccttttattatatacctatataaattctgtaaaaaatcggcttgtatttcacaattgaatataaacagacagacaaaaattccgtgttgtaccttttaaattccgtattgtaccttccgtattgtatgctgccggactattttcattaatatgcatgacccgacacatttctataatagcgcacataaaaacttcactaagttccatttaatatcgataaacattaaaaatttcgttcaaaaacaaaacaagaatcaaaatggtaaaggtatataataaaagggtcattacaacagaagctagatctgggactttgtatttggctttggcaaaatccactcgagccgaatactgcatcccagatcaagctactgttatgatAACCCTATTATATAGGCAAtgttaaatttgtcattttctaactGTATTTTATAGTGGTATTGACTAAAAACATTGTATGGTTTATGCCTAATAAAATTCGTATTCGTATATCAATGTAATGCAActcatttaattatattttgatggtaatACTATTATGTAAATCTTAGTTTGTATGTATTTGAATATGAAGCCGTATTTAGGAAACTTATGTCATGAATTTCATATTTGATCATATAGGTATAAGGGAAGAACGATTCTGTCACCGTTATTGACACTAAGAAAATTGTATTGAAAACGTTTTAAATTGCGtgcatatttatcaaataattaaaattggTATACTGGGCAGAAATTGTTCACGGTGTATTTGATGCTTAGCATCAactgtttttatatgtttatttactaAATGACAGCATCAGCTTTTCGTGCAGATAATATGACTTCATTTTACTCTTATGTATTCTATAAAGGTGGCATTTAGCAAGCGACACTTATTATCATCTACGAAGGCAGAGGGATACAGTTTCCGCAATGTCAGTCCGTCCGCCTGTATGCCATTCCGTCAATCCAGTCCAGCCTTCCGTCAGTTCAAAGCCATACCTATAGCAATGTTTAGACAGTTAATATAAAACATGGTACAAATATAGAAATTCAATCAATGTTAACTGCTGTAAGAGAAAGCTACCCTGCAAATTTTCAGTCAGATAGTTAGAGACAGAATTTGTAACCCTTTATAAATGTATAgatattaaatatatgaatttttgattccatattttctttccatattttgtcagtcatatctcagacatggtttGAAGGGTTTCAGTTGAATCCGATTGAAATGTTATATACTATAGGGCAATGTTTCAATGTCAGATTGGTTAAGGAAGACATTCTATAACCCGCTATAGTAATACATATAGTACATAATGTTTTCATTCGAATGTTTGTGTTCTCCTAAAGACATATCTCTGAATTGCGTTGTAGGATTTCAGTGAAAGAAAGATGATAATGTTAACTGCTATGGAGAAATGCCtcgcaagtttcagtcagattgcttgAGAAAAACATGATTTATATCCCTTTTGttctaatatatatttttagtaaaTCTTGCATTTTCTGTCCGCCCTGGATCGAATCATAGATATGATTTGTAGGCTTTCAACAGTGAAAAATTAATGTTAACTGCTGTAGGGAAATGCGGCCTTGCaagtttcaaacaaatttctTGAAGATACAAGATTTTTAGCCCTTGTCTTTATATTTTGCTACATGAATAGTGTTTTAATTCAATTTTCTGTACGTCCAGAGTTTTATCCCAGCCGCGGTTTAAACTTggtaaatattttaattgttatttgGGAGTGTTGCACTGAATTGCACTGAAATGCttggatatacgctgtcgagaaaatccatatcaggcgaagcaatgtaacgattttatcttgctgaCTACCTTTTACTTTCATGCTACAattgaacattttgtaaataaataaatatacttacAGCAGGCAGACTGGAATTCTACAATCATTTGCTTGCTCATCATGTTTTATAGTTGATTAttaccagccataaaatgcacagtgatctgtattttaaatgaatcacaaaacacaaaatctCATTTATATAGGTTATTAACTGGTTTGGATCAGAAGCACAAAAAAGCTttctgttccatcctttcgaaaatcatcCGATTTCAGAATGTTAGAAGTCCTGTTAAGTCCTTCTTCATGCACGTAGATTTATTGATCCTTCAACAAATGGTGTTTAACAAATATGTTAATTCCTTTGTTTTATGAtgattttacttaaaaacaagaTTTCTACGGCCATACAGAGTTCTTGTTCTTATGGCTAACATTTGTCCAACTTCATGAGCCTAAATTAAGTAGGAGaatgaaaacggcaagaaaacaccAAATTTACTCTTAgaaacgatatctatagctggagCAAATTAATAATCTGACTTAATAATCTTGCAGGATATGGATTATATCATGTCtacacgtgacgtctattgaccaatagaaatgcaagaaatatGCGGTCGAGTCACATGGGTCAAAATTAAACTCGCTGTTAGATTTATTTTCCGCTGAAAAACTTCAGTAATGAATACTGTTTTGCAATCAAACTTGCAATAAAGGAAGCTTGCATTGAGGACATGGGTTTAGTTGTGTTTTAGTTTGCTTGGGTTAAGGTCATTTTTCAGTAGCTTCAGTAAGGAATGAAGTAAGCAGAACAAACCAGGTAAAATGTAGCTTTCACAGAGACCAATGAGTTTGGTTTTATTTGGATAgcgtaggtcaaggtcattatcaCTGTATATAGATCAGTTATTTAGTTAGGAATGGTAAGCTGCCATAAATTGAACTTAAAGGTATATTGTAAGCATAAAAAGTTTTCTTAGTGGCATCTTTAAGCTGTAATCTGTTTAAACACCAATTAGTCTTAATTTGTATCTTTTTAATAGCAGGTATTCCTTTATCTAAATGTCTAAAACAAATGTAAGTGGTTGCTTTTATCACCCAAAATGTTTAAGACTTCTGTTTGCTTTTTTTGTACCGCAACACATACATTATACACAGTAAAAGAACATTACTATAACTACATGAAATTCAGTCTTGAATGCAGCTCTACATACACCTCCGTTTCTGTATTTGGCCATCCATCATAAACATATTTAATAGGGATTTTCATTATTTGAAGTAAAcggtttttaaatataatattttagtgaaacGTTACCTGTAATGTATGTCTGTGATCGGTAGATGATAATCATTCTTGTTGTTTTTAgggtcagtaggacaaaggtcaatgccacagtGACGTCAAAACTAAAACAGTTTCCGTTCAATAACAAAAGAACGCTTTTGACAACTTCATAATATTAATGGCTATGTTTAGTTGATGATCCGTTCTAGGATTCAAGAGGTCaatgatcaaggtcacagtgtcttCGAGACTGAAACCGATatctgctcaataactaaagaacgttTTAACCTACAGTCAGTCTATAAACTTTATAGGGTAATTGtatgtagtcagtagatgaccactagtgTCCGTGGTCAGTAGATCAATGATCTCAAGAATGAAAACGGGTCAGGACATTGGAGGAATACGTGTTTTACAAACCGTTTCTTTTACCGTTTAGTTCATGTTTTAAcgtatcaaatattcaaatatgataTTTAGGCCATAGGCTCTTGAGTCATATCGATAATATTGATAGCATGCTTCTCGGCGTTTTTTTCTAACCATGTTtctattttttgttgaaattacaAACAAGACaagtacagtttttttttgtctcaACCGTCTATCGCAACCTTGTGTATAAGATTACAAAAGTTTCTTTGCGACCTCTGAGCAGTTTCATTTAGATCTATGTCACGACAGACATTTCTTTCTCGGTTTTCCTAACTGATATGATAGTAGTATATTACGCATGGTTCGACTAACTCAATAAAAGATTTCTTCTAAACCTGAATAAGGATCGTCGATAGACTGTACATTTTTAATGATCAAAAAGTTGCCGACAAGGTGCGCATCATAGATATCTGTTTTATTGGCTCGgagcctatttttttttttcggttattTTTGCCTCCCCAAGTGTTGTCGTGTCTACTACAAGAAGCCGGGAATCGGACTATATTCAAGCGGCAGGATGTAAGGAGTCTATCAATTGGCCACACCTACATGTTTCGGTCCAACGGGTGTTTCGTTTAATCACAGTTTATTATTAATTTGTGGGTGTTTCACGAacaataatatgataacaaaatgttAATCAATTacataaatcaaaatattaaaaacttgAAGATCGCTTTATTTCTGACTTTACATATTGCAgctatttttgttactattgtaaagaatttactgacatttatacatgttatagtAAGCACATCCCTGAAATAATGTGGTCTGCCAAACAGGTATTTTAGGGGAAAATTTGCCGCCAGTTTCTGCTCTTGTGTTGTGGTCGAATCCATTCGTGTTTAAATGGGTATCTGGTTTTGTCTTTATTTAAGCTATATTCAAAGCACAAATCTTTCATCTCTGATTCGGATGTAGAAATTACATGCTGATAAcatgttagtactggtacagtaCAACACTATTTTGGTAAAAGCTGACTGGCCGAAATTGTACTTTACCCAACACAAACgaacacattttattatatatctacaAAAATTCTGTAAAACATCGGCTTGtgtttcacaattaaatatgaacaggcagaaaaaagtTCCGtactgtaccttttaaattccatattgtaccttccgtattgtatgctgccggactacttttttTGATATATATGTCAACCTGACAGAATTTTATAAACAGTGCATATAAAAATTCACTTAGTTCAATATTAATTAATATCGATAAACGCTGAACAtgtcgttcaataacaaaacaagaaacaaaaaggtagaggtttATAATAGAATGGTCATCATTATAActgtagctagatctgggattttgtattcggctctcttGGATTTTGCAAAATTCACTTAGTTCAATATTAATTAATATCGATAAACGCTGAACATGtctttcaataacaaaacaagaaacaaaaaggtagaggtttATAATAGAATGGTCATCATTATAActgtagctagatctgggattttgtattcggctctcttGGATTTTGCAAGGTGGGATCTCACTCGGCGCTTTCACGCCCCGTGAGATCAGACCTGACAAAAATCCACTCcagctgaatacagcatcccagatcaagatattgttataataacaCTATTTTATAGTATGCATAACCATGACAATCCTTTTCAACTTAGCTTCCCGGAAATACTTATTTTATCGGATATTTACGAGTTGAAGTAACTCAATTTATTGCCATACGTTAGTGCCAAATAATCATTGCTTCCAGATGTGTGAATGATTAATAAGATGTCATTATAGAATTACAtcggttttgttttaaatatcattgaGTATTTGTTGAAATGACAATTTATCTTAAGATTCcttaattataaaatgttataaagtcTCTAAGTACGAAATGTATGCTAGTCGTATCCCAAGTACgatcaatgtaaacaaaaactaatgtaaaaagaaaatatcaagtaTGAAAAGACAGCTTTATAATTAGGCGATCATAAAAGGAGTCTCCGTTGAAAACTGGTACTGGTGGCTGACTTGGAATTACTAACTCTTCATCGCTGTGGGCACTACATCTCACTTGGAATGTAGAAATATTAGGACGCCGTCCAGTTGGCTGAcggaaggttgttggttctacccaggtacccgtcCTGGGTCATCTTGAGCCATCGAAAGCTTGGATGCCGCCATGTGACCTATACATGTGCCATTGTAACTTTTTACTCCAGTTATATTCTACTGCTAATCCAAATATTAACGTCACACTCCTTGAAATTTTTCCACCAAGAAAACACAAGTATCCTTTAAATTCCTCCGAATATAAGCAACATGTTATTTCTTCATTGGTAGAAAACATGACAtgtcaaaatcaaaattaagacTCGAGCCAAAATACAAGAAATGAAATGACTAGCCGAAAAAGAACGATTTACAACCTAATTTCCCGTTGGGATTCAGATTGAAAAAAAGTTCGTCTACCCCttcctttattttcattttgtatgaaattcCTTATCAAATGGCATGCTTTTCCTTCTTCTAAATTAATATTATGATATGGGGAAAAGGCAATGATTGGAAGTTATgtagcaatgtttttttttttgtttttgataaggagttatcaaatgaaatgtaatttattttcttgtgCGGATTGCTTTGCTTATATGAGAACACGTAAAACGAACAGGTCATAAACctgtaataaaagatataaaagccGGAAGGAAATGCAAGAATGATTAGAGCAATTGGAAACGATATTAACGCGATTATAGAAGTTGATATAATTCATTTCCGCATCAAACCGCATACTGtcatgaattttaattaatttccgGTTGGAATAACCGACTAGTACTTAATCGTAGTTTCATTGTTAAGACTTAAAATACGCCGTATGCGTTAGAAGACACACATTCTTTTATTCATTATGTAATTACAATCATTTGCTATactaaattaaaagttaaaatgtgATTTGAACACTATTGAACGCTGCTTATAATTTTAGCTTACATGTAGTTtcttctgtaaaattattttaatcgtTCATACGAAAAAACATTGTTCAACCAACTCTTACAAGATTAGTTTAAAATCGTGGTTACTGAAGATATTGTGTTGGAAGATTTTATTCTGTAGGACGGAAACATGGTTAAGTAAGTAGAttaaattatatgcatttattGACTGACTTTTGTCTGTCAGTAATCAGAACTACAGTATACGTATTTAATTTGGATACTACATTTGGCGGTATTCAAAATATGATTTATTGCCGCTCTCCAAAGCAAATTCgccaaaataaactttttaacaccTCGTATTGTCATGGAATGATAAATGTCGAAGCAAACTGAAATGATCAAGTCATCATTTACATTAGCTGGCATTAAACCCGAATTCTCATAATATACTATTATCTAACATTGAGTATATTTACTTGCAGAAGTTGAATATTTAGTGAAAAGTAGTTTATTTCAGAAATTCTAGTATGCTAGGAAACTTATATTGTAGAAGTAGtatcatgtaaataaacaatatcaGTTAACTCATTAGAAATTTGTATAGCTCATATATTTACCTGCGCAATGATAGACAGAATATTAAAACCATCAGTTGTATAactcagttatttttaaaaacagacACCATCCGAGGAGACTAAACACAatggttattttaaaatttttaatcaaaatttgagTACATAATATTGTGACTTGATTTAACTTGGTGCTCTCGAACATACCTGTCTATACAATTAGAATGCAACTACCGCAAAATTTATACGTATACAGGAGTACTGCCTATTAATCGGTATAATGTAGTTTGCAAAACATTATTATTCAACCAATTGCTCTACGATAAATATACCAAATCAACTTCACCTTTTCTACAATGAGCGTCTcagaataaaatatgattaaactaaactaaacgtCTCAGACCGACCCTACCTAACCATGCATGATATGTATATGAAAGTAGTTACCGAATTTCTGTCATTTAGACTTGTGTTTTTGATAAGGACATCAAGCACCAAGATTGATTTTGAAAGGCCGTATTTACATGAATGTTTTCGAAGAATTAATCATTATACGATACCGTTTCTGTGTCTACGTACATAACAGAATactagtatacatgtatagaaataTTTGATGATGCGTtgcattataattattttcatttcagttttacttttaatATGTCATACTACATTACAGCAGATGCAATCCTCCCAATAATGCAGAACAAGCAAGGAATATCATAAATTCGACCGGTTTCAACAGTTGCAAAGGAGTGGATGAGGAGTCCTTGATAGAAGCCGAGTTGGTATATCTGGCTCTCTTGAAGAAGACAACCATTCTTTTGTTGGTTTATGCGTATCCATTGAATGCAAATGATGATGACAACAGAAACTGTATATTAAATGAAGAAAGAGGAAGACTTATAGAGGAGGTTGGGTCTTTCCAAGAGAATAATTCTTCCGCTAAATCGAACGTTTTGTAcaaaggtatttttgtccagcgtGGCGGCACAGGTACGTCAGCGTATGATAAAGTAGAGATATCCAGGTACTGCAATGGCGGTTCTGACTCAGATGTTGTCACATTATCATTTGACTATTCCAGCCAACCAAAGGAAGGAAAACCTGATATATTTCCAGACAGCCTCAAGCACACCGGAACCTGTATAGAGAGTGAAGAAAGAGGAAAGGTTATCAAGATTTTGCCATCAAAAGAGAACAACTCTTCCACCAAATCTTACGAAGTGTACAAGAGGATATTTGTCCAAGGTGGCAGTGTGAGTAGCTCAGCACCTCTTGAAATTGACAAATCCAGATTCTGCAATGGCGGCCGTGAATCGAGTATTTCAACTCTTTCCTGGCAACTAAACGGCAGTAGACCagagatatttcaaaataattcagaACACAACAGCGGAAAAATCGAATTGCTCATCAATTTGAATGATACTGGATTCGAGAAATCAGGATTTGATTCCTTTTTTATCTTTGCGTTGCTCAGTAAGAGGTTTGCCATAATAATAGAAGAATACAACGAcggtaaaatgaacaaaaattcgTCTAAAACTACGAATCTTTACTAACAAATTGCTGTCCAAACAGAATGGAGACGTCAAGGTCACAGAACATTATGTATcgtatttatatacaaatattacaaGCTGTAACTTGTACCCAATGATGCTAACTGTATAATTAAATAACGTTTATCATTCATTAAAATGATTTGTCCATCCATATAAGGACACTTCCATTCGCCGCTTGGCAGACAATATTCCCAGTTGTCAAAAGTAAGCATTATATAGCTTGTTCCGCGTGTTAAATATTAACATCTGTTTACCAAGATACGCTGTTATTGAATATGTATTGTTCTATAATGCTTTAAGTCCATGTTAAAATCAGATAAGGCAGCAGTCCAAGTAGTGAATAGACATGATCTAAAAACACTACAATTTTGTGCCAAATTTAAGCATTGTTCGCATAAAAACCCGCCACAATAACTGTATTCTAATGTGTTCCCGGGGTGGTTATCCTGCTTAATTCGCATAGAAAATTAGCTTTATATAAGAACGTGTTTCTATATTGTTTTTACAAACTACACCGTGTAAAACAAATCCAGACTCTGTTAGTTTCAGTCTGTTcctgagaggtaataaaatgtgctaCACCATAACCCATAAAGTGACGACTTTAAATTAAAGTTGATCTGACTCCAGAATGCAAAAGGATCAGGGATATCGTTCGGTGTGGTCGCCATAAATATTTGAACGTTACGTTTTGTGTACAT
This is a stretch of genomic DNA from Mercenaria mercenaria strain notata chromosome 4, MADL_Memer_1, whole genome shotgun sequence. It encodes these proteins:
- the LOC128556438 gene encoding uncharacterized protein LOC128556438 isoform X1 encodes the protein MVNRCNPPNNAEQARNIINSTGFNSCKGVDEESLIEAELVYLALLKKTTILLLVYAYPLNANDDDNRNCILNEERGRLIEEVGSFQENNSSAKSNVLYKGIFVQRGGTGTSAYDKVEISRYCNGGSDSDVVTLSFDYSSQPKEGKPDIFPDSLKHTGTCIESEERGKVIKILPSKENNSSTKSYEVYKRIFVQGGSVSSSAPLEIDKSRFCNGGRESSISTLSWQLNGSRPEIFQNNSEHNSGKIELLINLNDTGFEKSGFDSFFIFALLSKRFAIIIEEYNDGKMNKNSSKTTNLY
- the LOC128556438 gene encoding uncharacterized protein LOC128556438 isoform X2, whose translation is MVKCNPPNNAEQARNIINSTGFNSCKGVDEESLIEAELVYLALLKKTTILLLVYAYPLNANDDDNRNCILNEERGRLIEEVGSFQENNSSAKSNVLYKGIFVQRGGTGTSAYDKVEISRYCNGGSDSDVVTLSFDYSSQPKEGKPDIFPDSLKHTGTCIESEERGKVIKILPSKENNSSTKSYEVYKRIFVQGGSVSSSAPLEIDKSRFCNGGRESSISTLSWQLNGSRPEIFQNNSEHNSGKIELLINLNDTGFEKSGFDSFFIFALLSKRFAIIIEEYNDGKMNKNSSKTTNLY